From one Mycolicibacterium sp. HK-90 genomic stretch:
- a CDS encoding MFS transporter, protein MTAQTTARPQPRGALRLMFDPVFGALFWGKMFSVVAVWTHGIVAAIVIFEATGSAVMVGLVGVAQFLPQLILSPTSGKWADVGNPARQILWGRVLCIVGSGSTAVWLGLAPDLQGTDAAIPVLVGSTLVGFGFVIGGPAMQSVVPSLIRAGELPTAMALNSIPMTIGRILGPAIGAYLAAHLGAAPGFAISAGLHMVFAIFLLLVTFPARPRHNPDGDYRVRAALAYVWRDRPLLLALIAVTTVGFASDPSITLTPSMAEELGGGTHLVGALSAAFGVGAAVGMVVLAAMRGRLPSAQVSTVGLWLLVAGSGLLALSTVTALALAGFAIAGLGFGWAMTGLSTVVQERAPEELRGRIMALWLVGFLGSRPFAAALLGGAADLFTVRVAFLIAGVITLLVALAARPAALSAPNAATL, encoded by the coding sequence GTGACGGCCCAGACCACTGCCCGCCCGCAGCCGCGCGGTGCCCTGCGCCTGATGTTCGACCCGGTCTTCGGTGCGCTGTTCTGGGGCAAGATGTTCTCGGTCGTCGCGGTGTGGACGCACGGCATCGTGGCCGCCATCGTCATCTTCGAGGCCACCGGCTCGGCGGTGATGGTCGGCCTGGTCGGCGTCGCGCAGTTCCTCCCCCAGCTCATCCTCAGCCCGACCAGTGGCAAGTGGGCCGACGTCGGCAACCCCGCCCGCCAGATCCTGTGGGGCCGGGTGCTGTGCATCGTCGGCTCCGGGTCGACGGCGGTGTGGCTGGGCCTGGCACCGGATCTGCAGGGCACCGATGCGGCGATACCGGTGCTGGTGGGCTCGACGCTCGTCGGATTCGGATTCGTGATCGGCGGGCCGGCCATGCAGTCGGTGGTGCCGAGCCTGATCCGGGCCGGCGAACTGCCGACGGCCATGGCGCTCAACAGCATTCCGATGACCATCGGCCGGATCCTGGGCCCGGCCATCGGCGCCTATCTGGCCGCGCATCTCGGTGCGGCGCCGGGCTTCGCGATCAGCGCGGGCCTGCACATGGTGTTCGCGATCTTCCTGCTGCTCGTCACCTTCCCGGCCCGGCCGCGGCACAACCCCGACGGCGACTACCGGGTGCGCGCGGCGCTGGCCTACGTCTGGCGGGACCGGCCGCTGTTGCTGGCCCTGATCGCCGTGACCACGGTCGGGTTCGCCTCCGATCCGTCGATCACCCTCACCCCGTCGATGGCCGAGGAGCTCGGCGGCGGCACGCACCTGGTCGGCGCGCTGTCGGCGGCGTTCGGCGTCGGCGCGGCGGTCGGCATGGTCGTGCTGGCCGCGATGCGGGGCCGGCTGCCGTCCGCCCAGGTTTCGACGGTCGGGCTGTGGCTACTGGTGGCCGGCTCCGGCTTGCTCGCGCTGAGCACCGTGACGGCCCTGGCCTTGGCCGGTTTCGCGATCGCGGGCCTGGGTTTCGGCTGGGCGATGACGGGCCTGAGCACGGTCGTGCAGGAGCGGGCCCCCGAGGAACTGCGGGGCCGCATCATGGCGCTGTGGCTCGTCGGCTTCCTGGGCTCGCGCCCGTTTGCCGCCGCACTGTTGGGCGGTGCGGCCGACCTGTTCACGGTGCGGGTGGCGTTCCTGATCGCGGGGGTGATCACGCTGCTCGTCGCACTGGCCGCCCGACCCGCCGCACTGTCGGCACCAAACGCGGCAACACTCTGA
- a CDS encoding MarR family winged helix-turn-helix transcriptional regulator, translating to MCYAHIVPRYDELDELLVRIHVVRQRPGWRRRLIDASGVVPSLSTLRVLRAVEQREKAGLSASVGDVAEYMAVEHSTASRTVANVVTTGLLTKTLATDDQRRCVLALTEKGRTALAEVTERRRDMVAETVAGWPEADVDKLVDLLQQLVTDFERGIGS from the coding sequence ATGTGCTATGCACATATAGTGCCTCGCTACGACGAACTCGATGAGCTTCTGGTGCGCATCCACGTCGTCCGGCAACGCCCGGGCTGGCGGCGCCGGCTGATCGACGCGTCCGGCGTCGTGCCGTCGCTGTCGACGCTGCGGGTGTTGCGGGCCGTCGAGCAGCGGGAGAAGGCGGGGTTGAGCGCGTCGGTCGGCGACGTCGCCGAGTACATGGCCGTCGAGCACTCGACCGCCAGCCGCACCGTGGCCAACGTGGTCACTACGGGCCTGCTCACCAAGACCCTTGCCACCGATGATCAGCGCCGGTGCGTGCTGGCCCTGACCGAAAAAGGCCGTACGGCGCTCGCCGAGGTCACCGAACGGCGCCGGGACATGGTCGCCGAGACCGTGGCCGGGTGGCCCGAGGCCGACGTCGACAAGCTCGTCGACCTGCTGCAGCAGCTGGTCACCGATTTCGAGCGGGGCATCGGATCGTGA
- the recC gene encoding exodeoxyribonuclease V subunit gamma, which produces MALHLHRAERTDLLADGLADLLSHPPADPFAQELVLVPAKGVERWLSQRLSNRLGVCAAVEFRNPRSLIAELTGTDEDDPWSADAMAWPLLSVIDDNLDQPWCAAVATHLGHFEIGDEYELRQGRRYAVARRLAGLFASYARQRPQLLVDWEGLPDDLAWQQPLWQALIERIDADPPHIRHAKTLARLTVSPSDLPDRLSLFGHTRLPVTEIELLTALATHHDLHLWLPHPSDDLWRSLAAAHTGPLPRRQDDSHREVGHPLLATLGRDVRELQRSLPVPDTDEHLGRTGAEPHTLLGWLQSDIAANAMRPAGRVAPREDRSVQVHSCHGPARQIEVLREVLLGLLADDPTLEPRDILVMCPDIETYAPLITAGFGLGDVVRGAHPAHKLRVRLADRALVQTNPLLSVAASVLVLASGRATASEVLNLAESAPVRARFGFTDDDLEAVTAWVREANIRWGFDQEHRRPYGVEFLHNTWRFGIDRVLAGVAMSDDSHAWLGTTLPLDDVSSNRVELAGRFADFVEKLRVTVGALSGVRPLGDWLSALSTGIEALASSDEEWPAAQVQREFADIGEAAGAPETPMRLSDVRALLDRHLAGRPTRANFRTGTLTVCTMVPMRSVPHRVVCLVGLDDGVFPRLGAVDGDDVLARDPRTGERDIRSEDRQLLLDAIGAATQTLVVTYTGANEYSGQPRPPAVPLAELIDTLNLTTENPIDVVTSHPLQPFDIRNVTPGELIPEGPFTFDPTALTAAQASAGQRAERPAFFARPLPSPPAGDVALEDLVTFFKDPVKGFFRALEYTLPWDVDGVSDVMPVDIDALEEWTVGDRMLGDILRGMTPADAQQAEWRRGTLPPGQLGWRRAVALRDQCALLATEALRYRNTDPQAYDVDIDLGTGRRLAGTVSPVFGDRSVSVTYSKLDGKHLLQSWIPLLALAAGHPDRDWSAVCIGRPRRGDTPRVEGLGRPDDPVALLADLVAIYDAGRREPLPLPVKTSYAWAAARHAGDDPEREAGYRWRSGRFPGEDEAPAHVRAWGRGAPLSRLVGLSEYSVRLWLPMLRAERSVR; this is translated from the coding sequence ATGGCATTGCACCTGCACCGGGCCGAGCGCACCGATCTGCTCGCCGACGGGCTGGCAGATCTGCTCTCGCACCCTCCGGCTGACCCGTTCGCCCAGGAGCTGGTGCTGGTCCCGGCCAAGGGCGTGGAGCGCTGGTTGAGTCAGCGGCTGTCGAACCGGCTGGGCGTGTGCGCGGCGGTCGAATTCCGCAATCCGCGTTCACTGATCGCCGAGCTGACCGGGACGGACGAGGACGATCCCTGGTCGGCCGACGCGATGGCCTGGCCGCTGCTGTCGGTCATCGACGACAACCTCGACCAGCCGTGGTGTGCGGCGGTCGCCACCCACCTGGGCCATTTCGAGATCGGCGACGAGTACGAGCTGCGGCAAGGCCGGCGCTACGCGGTGGCCCGCCGGCTGGCCGGGTTGTTCGCCTCCTACGCGCGGCAGCGTCCGCAGCTGCTGGTCGACTGGGAGGGTCTGCCCGACGACCTGGCCTGGCAGCAGCCGCTGTGGCAGGCACTGATCGAGCGCATCGATGCCGATCCACCGCACATCCGGCACGCGAAAACCCTTGCCCGGCTGACGGTGTCACCCAGCGATCTGCCCGACCGGCTGTCGCTGTTCGGGCATACCCGCTTGCCCGTCACCGAGATCGAACTGCTCACCGCGCTTGCCACCCATCACGATCTGCATCTGTGGCTGCCGCATCCCAGCGATGACCTGTGGCGGTCCCTGGCAGCAGCTCACACCGGCCCCCTCCCCCGCCGGCAGGACGACAGCCACCGCGAGGTCGGTCACCCGCTGTTGGCCACCCTCGGCCGGGATGTGCGGGAACTGCAGCGCAGCCTGCCGGTTCCCGACACCGACGAACACCTGGGCAGAACCGGCGCCGAGCCCCACACGCTGCTGGGCTGGCTGCAGTCCGACATCGCCGCGAACGCGATGCGCCCGGCCGGGCGGGTGGCCCCGCGCGAGGACCGCTCGGTACAGGTGCACAGCTGTCACGGCCCGGCCCGGCAGATCGAGGTCCTGCGCGAGGTGCTGCTGGGGCTGCTCGCCGACGACCCGACGCTGGAGCCACGCGACATCCTGGTGATGTGCCCCGACATCGAGACCTATGCCCCGTTGATTACGGCGGGGTTCGGCCTCGGCGACGTGGTGCGAGGTGCGCATCCGGCGCACAAGCTGCGGGTGCGGCTGGCCGATCGGGCTTTGGTGCAGACGAATCCGCTGCTGTCGGTGGCCGCGTCGGTGCTCGTGCTGGCCAGTGGCCGGGCCACCGCCAGCGAGGTGCTCAACCTGGCCGAGTCCGCGCCGGTGCGGGCCCGGTTCGGGTTCACCGACGACGACCTGGAGGCCGTGACCGCCTGGGTGCGCGAGGCCAACATCCGGTGGGGCTTCGACCAGGAGCATCGCCGCCCCTACGGGGTCGAATTTCTGCACAACACCTGGCGTTTCGGCATCGACCGGGTGCTGGCCGGGGTGGCGATGTCCGACGACTCGCACGCCTGGCTGGGCACGACGCTGCCGCTCGACGACGTGAGCAGCAACCGCGTCGAGTTGGCCGGCCGGTTCGCGGATTTCGTGGAGAAGCTCCGGGTCACGGTCGGCGCGCTCAGCGGGGTCCGCCCACTCGGCGACTGGCTGTCGGCACTGAGCACCGGGATCGAGGCGCTGGCGTCCTCGGACGAGGAGTGGCCCGCGGCCCAGGTGCAGCGCGAGTTCGCCGATATCGGCGAGGCCGCCGGCGCTCCCGAAACACCCATGCGGCTCAGTGACGTTCGTGCGCTGCTGGACCGGCATCTGGCCGGGCGCCCGACGCGGGCCAACTTCCGCACCGGCACGCTGACGGTGTGCACCATGGTGCCGATGCGCTCGGTGCCGCATCGGGTGGTGTGCCTGGTAGGGCTGGACGACGGAGTGTTTCCCCGGCTGGGTGCGGTCGACGGTGACGACGTGCTGGCCCGCGATCCGCGCACCGGTGAGCGCGACATCCGTTCCGAGGACCGCCAGTTGCTGCTCGACGCGATCGGCGCGGCCACCCAGACGCTCGTCGTCACCTACACCGGCGCCAACGAGTACTCCGGCCAGCCTCGTCCACCGGCGGTGCCGCTCGCCGAGCTGATCGACACCCTGAACCTCACCACCGAGAACCCGATCGACGTCGTCACCTCACACCCGTTGCAGCCCTTCGATATTCGCAACGTCACACCTGGGGAACTGATCCCCGAAGGCCCGTTCACGTTCGATCCGACCGCGCTCACCGCCGCTCAGGCCAGCGCCGGGCAACGGGCCGAGCGGCCGGCGTTCTTCGCCCGCCCGCTGCCGTCGCCGCCGGCCGGGGACGTCGCGCTGGAGGACCTCGTCACGTTCTTCAAGGATCCGGTGAAGGGCTTCTTCCGGGCGCTGGAGTACACGCTGCCGTGGGATGTCGACGGGGTGTCGGATGTGATGCCGGTGGACATCGACGCGCTCGAGGAGTGGACGGTCGGCGATCGCATGCTCGGCGACATCCTGCGCGGCATGACCCCGGCCGATGCCCAGCAGGCCGAGTGGCGCCGCGGCACTCTGCCGCCCGGGCAGTTGGGCTGGCGCCGCGCCGTCGCCCTGCGTGACCAGTGCGCCTTGCTGGCGACCGAGGCGCTGCGCTACCGCAACACCGACCCGCAGGCCTACGACGTCGACATCGATCTGGGCACCGGGCGGCGGCTGGCGGGCACGGTCTCCCCGGTGTTCGGCGACCGATCGGTGTCGGTGACCTATTCGAAACTGGACGGCAAGCATCTGCTGCAGTCGTGGATCCCGTTGCTGGCGTTGGCCGCTGGGCATCCGGACCGGGACTGGTCGGCGGTGTGCATCGGCCGGCCCCGCCGCGGTGACACTCCTCGGGTCGAGGGCCTCGGGCGGCCGGACGATCCGGTCGCACTGCTGGCCGATCTGGTGGCGATCTACGACGCGGGCCGGCGCGAACCGTTGCCGCTGCCCGTCAAGACCTCGTATGCGTGGGCGGCCGCGCGGCATGCCGGTGACGATCCGGAGCGCGAAGCCGGATACCGCTGGCGCAGTGGCCGATTCCCGGGCGAGGACGAGGCACCCGCGCATGTGCGGGCCTGGGGCCGCGGTGCGCCGTTGAGCCGGCTGGTCGGCCTGAGTGAGTATTCCGTGCGCCTCTGGCTGCCGATGCTGCGGGCCGAAAGGTCAGTCCGGTGA
- a CDS encoding crotonase/enoyl-CoA hydratase family protein: MSSLVSYEVNDAVATIAMDDGKVNALSPAMQAEINAALDQAAQGAAAGEVKAVVLAGNSKVFSGGFDLSVFSSGDVAATLAMLAGGFELSVRCLTFPVPVIMAATGHAIAMGSFLLLSGDHRIGATTARCQANEVKIGMTLPIAAIEIMRMRLTPATFQRAISMAAVFTGDAAIAGGWVDEVVEAEAVLSRAQQVAAEAATTLHAGAHVASKLKARAEALTAIKAGIDGLAKEFAG, encoded by the coding sequence ATGAGCAGCCTGGTGAGCTACGAGGTCAACGATGCCGTCGCCACGATCGCGATGGACGACGGCAAAGTCAACGCACTGTCGCCTGCGATGCAGGCCGAGATCAACGCGGCATTGGACCAGGCGGCCCAGGGCGCGGCCGCCGGCGAGGTGAAAGCCGTGGTGCTGGCGGGCAATTCGAAGGTGTTCAGCGGCGGGTTCGACCTCAGCGTGTTCTCGTCGGGCGACGTGGCGGCCACCCTCGCCATGCTCGCCGGCGGTTTCGAATTGTCGGTGCGGTGCCTGACCTTCCCGGTGCCGGTGATCATGGCCGCCACCGGGCACGCGATCGCGATGGGTTCGTTCCTGCTGCTGTCCGGCGATCACCGGATCGGTGCGACGACGGCGCGGTGCCAGGCCAACGAGGTGAAGATCGGGATGACGCTGCCAATCGCGGCCATCGAGATCATGCGGATGCGGTTGACGCCGGCCACCTTCCAGCGGGCGATCTCGATGGCCGCGGTGTTCACCGGCGACGCGGCGATCGCGGGCGGTTGGGTAGATGAGGTCGTCGAGGCCGAGGCGGTGCTCTCCCGGGCTCAGCAGGTGGCTGCCGAGGCCGCCACGACCCTGCACGCCGGGGCGCACGTGGCCAGCAAGCTGAAGGCCCGCGCCGAGGCGCTGACCGCGATCAAGGCTGGAATCGACGGGCTGGCAAAGGAGTTCGCGGGCTGA
- a CDS encoding DUF2235 domain-containing protein → MKNIALCFDHTDEQPGLRDASNTELLFRLLDDADQLTWYHSGTAPRHGRRLTPGHRGDSVSEARAAIVEAYSFLGDAWDPGDRIFVFGGGEGGHRAVELATLLGTVGLLPAHSDDVLDYALATYVLPRTARTPQDWRHIRVLAAQLFGDRDPAVPVRFVGLWNATATPGTKQRMGPLPTVESGRHAVAVDGGRRTMRCDCLDEVWFRGHRSDITGGNGACWPLADITLDWMLDGAITAGLHVLDHSACPTDLDALAGTAPVIGRCRPPLDAKVHASVEVYLRSHPQYWRRLPARIEWADVEWLARGERLVHTPVTVPVQRDILTAVAS, encoded by the coding sequence CACAGATGAACAACCCGGGCTCCGTGACGCGTCGAATACCGAGCTGCTGTTCCGGTTGCTGGACGACGCGGATCAGCTGACCTGGTATCACAGCGGCACGGCGCCGCGACACGGCAGACGGCTTACGCCGGGTCACCGCGGTGACTCGGTCAGCGAAGCTCGCGCGGCCATCGTCGAGGCCTACAGTTTCCTCGGCGACGCGTGGGATCCCGGCGACCGCATCTTCGTTTTCGGCGGCGGCGAGGGTGGCCATCGCGCCGTCGAGCTGGCCACGCTGCTCGGCACGGTCGGCCTGTTGCCGGCCCACTCCGATGACGTACTCGACTACGCGTTGGCCACCTATGTGCTGCCCCGCACGGCACGTACTCCCCAGGATTGGCGGCACATCAGAGTGTTGGCGGCGCAGTTGTTCGGCGACCGGGATCCGGCCGTGCCGGTCCGGTTCGTCGGGCTGTGGAACGCGACGGCGACGCCGGGCACCAAGCAGCGGATGGGGCCGCTGCCGACCGTGGAATCCGGCCGGCACGCCGTCGCGGTCGACGGCGGTCGCCGGACGATGCGATGCGATTGTCTCGACGAGGTCTGGTTCCGGGGCCACCGGTCCGACATCACCGGCGGCAACGGCGCGTGCTGGCCACTGGCCGACATCACCCTGGACTGGATGCTGGACGGGGCGATCACCGCGGGCCTGCACGTTCTCGATCACAGCGCCTGCCCCACCGATCTCGATGCGCTGGCCGGCACCGCTCCGGTGATCGGTCGTTGCCGGCCGCCACTGGACGCCAAGGTGCACGCCAGCGTCGAGGTGTATCTGCGGTCGCACCCGCAGTATTGGCGGCGATTGCCCGCGCGTATCGAATGGGCCGACGTGGAGTGGTTGGCCCGCGGGGAGCGGCTGGTCCACACGCCGGTCACCGTGCCCGTGCAGCGCGACATCCTCACCGCTGTCGCGTCGTGA